A genomic window from Micromonospora sp. WMMA1947 includes:
- a CDS encoding glutamate--cysteine ligase: protein MGEDVGVRTFSREDRARYREKVRRCLDVFAEMLRESRFDVERPMTGLEIELNLVDDAFDPAMRNADVLEAIADPAFQTELGQFNVEINVEPRRLAGTGTAAFEEHVRASLNAAEEKARTVGAHMVMVGILPTLRPEHLTAETLSANPRYALLNEQIFAARGEDLPIAISGVERLATTADTITPEAACTSTQFHLQVSPAQFADYWNAAQAIAGIQVALGANSPLFFGRELWRETRVPLFQQATDTRAEEIKAQGVRPRVWFGERWITSVFDLFEENVRYFPALLPVCDAEDPATTLHSGGVPKLAELRLHNGTIYRWNRPVYDVLKGRPHLRVENRVLPAGPTVLDTVANGAFYFGLVRALAESDRPLWSQMSFSAAEENFNACARHGIDAQVYWPGLGYLPVTELVLRRLLPMAHHGLDRWGVDPAERDRLLGIAEQRCLTSRNGATWQVETLHRLESADHLDRPAALREVVRHYVDLMHSNRPVHEWPIP, encoded by the coding sequence ATGGGCGAGGACGTCGGCGTGCGTACCTTCAGCCGGGAGGACCGGGCCCGCTATCGCGAGAAGGTCCGGCGATGCCTGGACGTGTTCGCCGAGATGCTGCGCGAGTCCCGCTTCGACGTGGAGCGGCCGATGACCGGCCTGGAGATCGAGCTGAACCTGGTCGACGACGCCTTCGACCCGGCCATGCGCAACGCCGACGTGCTGGAGGCGATCGCCGACCCGGCGTTCCAGACCGAGCTGGGCCAGTTCAACGTGGAGATCAACGTCGAGCCGCGGCGGCTCGCCGGCACCGGCACCGCCGCGTTCGAGGAACACGTGCGGGCCAGCCTGAACGCCGCCGAGGAAAAGGCCCGCACGGTGGGCGCGCACATGGTGATGGTCGGGATCCTGCCGACGCTGCGCCCGGAGCACCTGACCGCAGAGACGCTGTCGGCCAACCCCCGGTACGCGCTGCTCAACGAGCAGATCTTCGCCGCCCGCGGCGAGGACCTGCCGATCGCGATCAGCGGGGTGGAGCGGCTGGCCACCACCGCCGACACGATCACGCCGGAGGCGGCGTGCACCAGCACCCAGTTCCACCTCCAGGTCAGCCCCGCCCAGTTCGCCGACTACTGGAACGCCGCGCAGGCGATCGCCGGCATCCAGGTGGCGCTCGGCGCGAACTCCCCGCTGTTCTTCGGCCGGGAGTTGTGGCGCGAGACCCGGGTGCCACTGTTCCAGCAGGCCACCGACACCCGGGCGGAGGAGATCAAGGCCCAGGGCGTACGCCCGCGGGTGTGGTTCGGCGAACGCTGGATCACCTCGGTGTTCGACCTGTTCGAGGAGAACGTGCGGTACTTCCCGGCGCTGCTGCCGGTCTGCGACGCGGAGGACCCGGCGACCACGCTGCACAGCGGCGGGGTGCCGAAGCTGGCCGAGCTGCGGCTGCACAACGGCACCATCTACCGGTGGAACCGGCCGGTCTACGACGTGCTCAAGGGCCGGCCGCACCTGCGGGTGGAGAACCGGGTGCTGCCGGCCGGGCCGACGGTGCTGGACACGGTCGCCAACGGCGCGTTCTACTTCGGCCTGGTGCGGGCGCTCGCCGAGTCCGACCGCCCGCTGTGGTCGCAGATGTCGTTCAGCGCGGCCGAGGAGAACTTCAACGCCTGCGCCCGGCACGGCATCGACGCCCAGGTGTACTGGCCCGGGCTGGGCTATCTGCCGGTGACCGAGCTGGTGCTGCGCCGGCTGCTGCCGATGGCCCACCACGGGCTGGACCGGTGGGGCGTGGACCCGGCGGAACGGGACCGGCTGCTCGGCATCGCCGAGCAGCGCTGCCTGACCAGCCGCAACGGCGCGACGTGGCAGGTGGAGACGCTGCACCGGCTGGAGTCGGCCGACCACCTGGACCGGCCGGCCGCGCTGCGCGAGGTGGTCCGCCACTACGTCGACTTGATGCACAGCAACCGGCCCGTGCACGAGTGGCCCATCCCCTGA
- a CDS encoding iron-containing redox enzyme family protein: MSVTADSRYGPAPLPAARGPVSAALLAALREAPHALPAGLGEHLNAVAAPLTDEDLQLTLFLCYELHYRGWSGVDEAWEWEPSLLALRARAERPFEAALRELAGPPPAVLPGAVPGALADLVAADDGPPLAATLQRRADLDRFREFVTHRSIYHLREADPHSWALPRLGGPAKAALVEIQTDEYGNGRLDRMHAELFRTTMDRLGLDTGYAAHLDRVPAVTLATNNLMSLFGLHRRLRGALLGHLAAYEMTSSLPNRRYGNGLRRLGFDAVATRFYDEHVEADAVHEQIAAYDMCGGLVRAEPALASDVLFGAAAALALDALFAAHLLEAWQAGQSSLRPPHQALAAA; encoded by the coding sequence ATGTCCGTCACCGCCGACAGTCGTTACGGCCCCGCCCCGCTGCCCGCGGCGCGCGGGCCGGTCTCCGCCGCGTTGCTGGCCGCGCTGCGCGAGGCGCCACACGCGCTGCCGGCCGGGCTGGGCGAGCACCTGAACGCGGTGGCCGCGCCGCTGACCGACGAGGACCTCCAGCTCACCCTGTTCCTCTGCTACGAGCTGCACTACCGGGGCTGGTCCGGTGTCGACGAGGCGTGGGAGTGGGAGCCGTCCCTGCTGGCGCTGCGCGCCCGTGCCGAGCGGCCGTTCGAGGCGGCACTGCGCGAGCTGGCCGGCCCGCCGCCCGCGGTGCTGCCGGGCGCCGTGCCCGGCGCGCTGGCCGACCTGGTGGCCGCCGACGACGGCCCGCCGCTGGCCGCCACCCTGCAACGCCGCGCCGACCTCGACCGGTTCCGCGAGTTCGTCACCCACCGCTCGATCTACCACCTGCGCGAGGCCGACCCGCACAGCTGGGCGCTGCCCCGGCTCGGCGGCCCGGCGAAGGCGGCGCTCGTGGAGATCCAGACCGACGAGTACGGCAACGGCCGGCTGGACCGGATGCACGCCGAGCTGTTCCGCACCACGATGGACCGGCTCGGTCTGGACACCGGCTACGCCGCCCACCTGGACCGGGTACCGGCGGTGACGCTGGCGACGAACAACCTGATGTCGCTGTTCGGTCTGCACCGGCGGCTGCGCGGCGCGCTGCTGGGGCACCTGGCCGCGTACGAGATGACCTCGTCGCTGCCGAACCGCCGCTACGGCAACGGCCTGCGCCGGCTCGGCTTCGACGCGGTGGCCACGCGCTTCTACGACGAGCACGTCGAGGCCGACGCTGTGCACGAGCAGATCGCCGCGTACGACATGTGCGGCGGGCTGGTGCGGGCCGAACCGGCGCTCGCGTCCGACGTCCTGTTCGGGGCCGCCGCCGCGCTGGCGCTGGACGCCCTGTTCGCCGCGCACCTGCTGGAGGCCTGGCAGGCCGGCCAGTCCTCGTTGCGCCCACCCCACCAGGCCCTGGCCGCCGCCTGA
- the bla gene encoding class A beta-lactamase, with protein sequence MIRRQVLAAAMLTATVLVAGCTKDRPAAAPPTSAPATSTPSATPSAEPVPAPAELAALERRSGARIGVYAVDTGTGRTLAHRADERFAYASTCKALAAGAMLAATSDADRDRVVRYRRADLVAHSPVTERHVETGMTLRDAAEAAVRYSDNTAGNLLFDALGGPAGFARALRDVGDRVTRPARTEPELNAATPGDERDTSTPRALAGSLRAYTLGETLPPADRDLLLGWMRASTTGSGLVRAGVPAGWQVADKSGTGGYGTRNDIAVVWPPDGAPIVLAVMTSRDSRDAEPDDALVAQAARAAVTALR encoded by the coding sequence GTGATCCGACGGCAGGTGCTCGCGGCGGCGATGCTCACGGCAACGGTTCTGGTGGCCGGCTGCACGAAGGACCGGCCCGCAGCCGCGCCGCCCACCAGCGCCCCGGCCACATCCACGCCGAGCGCCACACCGAGCGCCGAGCCGGTGCCCGCACCGGCCGAGCTGGCGGCGCTGGAGCGGCGCTCGGGTGCCCGGATCGGCGTCTACGCCGTCGACACCGGCACCGGCCGCACCCTCGCGCACCGGGCCGACGAGCGGTTCGCGTACGCCTCGACGTGCAAGGCCCTCGCGGCCGGCGCGATGCTGGCCGCCACGTCCGACGCCGACCGGGACCGGGTGGTCCGCTACCGGCGCGCCGACCTGGTAGCGCACTCCCCGGTGACCGAACGGCACGTGGAGACCGGCATGACACTGCGGGACGCCGCCGAGGCAGCGGTGCGGTACAGCGACAACACCGCCGGCAACCTGCTGTTCGACGCGCTCGGCGGCCCGGCCGGCTTCGCGCGGGCACTCCGGGACGTGGGCGACCGCGTCACCCGGCCCGCCCGCACCGAGCCGGAACTCAACGCGGCCACGCCCGGCGACGAGCGCGACACCAGCACGCCCCGGGCGCTGGCCGGCTCGCTGCGGGCGTACACGCTGGGGGAGACCCTGCCGCCCGCGGACCGCGACCTGCTGCTGGGCTGGATGCGGGCCAGCACCACCGGCAGCGGGCTGGTCCGGGCCGGCGTGCCGGCCGGCTGGCAGGTGGCGGACAAGTCCGGCACCGGCGGGTACGGCACCCGCAACGACATCGCCGTGGTGTGGCCGCCCGACGGGGCGCCGATCGTGCTGGCGGTCATGACCAGCCGCGACAGCCGCGACGCGGAGCCCGACGACGCGCTGGTCGCCCAGGCCGCGCGGGCGGCGGTGACCGCGTTGCGCTGA
- a CDS encoding helix-turn-helix transcriptional regulator, producing the protein MVRLPLTPAEVERGQRLGALLRRARGERSMLLTALDAGVSPETLRKIESGRVATPAFPTIAAIADVLGLSLDEVWSEINRSDTAVRLAPSERRLAS; encoded by the coding sequence ATGGTCCGGTTGCCCCTCACTCCTGCCGAGGTCGAGCGCGGGCAGCGCCTCGGCGCGCTCCTGCGCCGCGCCCGGGGTGAGCGTTCGATGCTGCTCACCGCGCTCGACGCCGGAGTCTCCCCGGAGACCCTCCGGAAGATCGAGTCCGGCCGTGTCGCCACGCCGGCGTTCCCCACCATCGCCGCCATCGCCGACGTCCTCGGCCTCTCCCTCGACGAGGTGTGGTCCGAGATCAACCGGTCCGACACCGCGGTCCGTCTCGCACCGTCGGAGCGGCGTCTGGCCTCGTAG
- a CDS encoding thiamine pyrophosphate-binding protein, with amino-acid sequence MAERIVADVVVERLRAWRVPRVFGCPGAAIAPLVGALDDAGGDPAFVPARHEETASYMATGHAKFTGGVGVCLATQGPSAVHLLNGLYDAKLDSKPVVAIVGEDVTGPLGGAHEEIGLSRLFGDVCNQFVRYGRRPEQVPALLDQAFRTAAATRSPTCVVLPRALQVTAVPDLLPQTAGVVTATPGEPLARVLPHDADLDAAASLLGNGRRVAMLVGQGAHGAADEIVALADRLGAGLATSLLGKPVLDERLPFHTGVLGEVGTTAAAQLMGSCDTLLMIGTNDPWTDWFPLPGQVRTIQIDIDGRRIGTRYPVDVPLVGDAAETLRALLTRVPEHPGREWRGMVEKMVQRWRGTAAERAATPAEPVDPRLVLRELSARLPRHAAVAVDVGSVMYWYARHLELPPGVRAQICGTLGSMGCALPYAVAAKLARPDEPVLALLGDGAMQLNGLAELITVAHHWTQWRDPRLVVLVLNNRDQSGVGGGRSPAQRRPEVPYAGWARLLGLHGVRVDRPDLVGPAWDEVLAADRPAVLEAVVDPAVPLDAPEPALADLRGLVADGDAARRVRERVIQTEAIAADEIV; translated from the coding sequence ATGGCTGAGCGGATCGTCGCCGACGTGGTGGTCGAACGCCTGCGGGCCTGGCGGGTGCCGCGGGTCTTCGGCTGCCCCGGCGCGGCGATCGCCCCGCTGGTGGGCGCGCTCGACGACGCGGGCGGGGACCCGGCGTTCGTCCCCGCCCGGCACGAGGAGACCGCCTCGTACATGGCCACCGGGCACGCGAAGTTCACCGGCGGCGTCGGGGTGTGCCTGGCCACCCAGGGGCCGAGCGCGGTGCACCTGCTCAACGGGCTCTACGACGCCAAGCTCGACAGCAAGCCGGTGGTCGCGATCGTCGGCGAGGACGTCACCGGCCCGCTCGGCGGCGCGCACGAGGAGATCGGGTTGAGCCGGCTGTTCGGCGACGTGTGCAACCAGTTCGTCCGCTACGGCCGCCGGCCCGAGCAGGTGCCGGCGCTGCTGGACCAGGCGTTCCGTACCGCCGCGGCGACCCGCAGCCCGACCTGCGTGGTGCTGCCGCGCGCGTTGCAGGTCACCGCCGTACCGGACCTGCTGCCGCAGACCGCCGGGGTGGTCACCGCGACGCCCGGCGAACCGCTGGCCCGGGTGCTGCCGCACGACGCCGACCTGGACGCCGCCGCCTCGCTGCTCGGCAACGGGCGGCGGGTGGCGATGCTGGTCGGCCAGGGCGCGCACGGCGCGGCCGACGAGATCGTCGCGCTCGCCGACCGGCTCGGGGCGGGCCTCGCCACGTCGCTGCTGGGCAAGCCGGTCCTCGACGAGCGGCTGCCGTTCCACACCGGTGTGCTCGGCGAGGTGGGCACCACCGCCGCCGCGCAGCTCATGGGCTCCTGCGACACGCTGCTGATGATCGGCACGAACGATCCGTGGACCGACTGGTTCCCGCTGCCCGGCCAGGTACGTACCATCCAGATCGACATCGACGGCCGCCGCATCGGCACCCGATACCCGGTGGACGTGCCGCTGGTCGGCGACGCCGCCGAGACGCTGCGGGCGCTGCTGACCCGGGTGCCGGAGCACCCCGGCCGGGAGTGGCGCGGCATGGTGGAGAAGATGGTGCAGCGGTGGCGCGGCACCGCCGCCGAGCGCGCCGCCACGCCCGCCGAACCGGTCGACCCGCGGCTGGTGCTCCGCGAGCTGTCCGCCCGGCTGCCCCGGCACGCCGCCGTCGCCGTGGACGTCGGGTCGGTGATGTACTGGTACGCCCGGCACCTGGAGCTGCCGCCGGGGGTGCGGGCCCAGATCTGCGGCACGCTCGGGTCGATGGGCTGCGCCCTGCCGTACGCGGTCGCGGCCAAGCTGGCCCGCCCGGACGAGCCGGTGCTCGCGCTGCTCGGCGACGGCGCGATGCAGCTCAACGGCCTGGCCGAGCTGATCACGGTGGCGCACCACTGGACGCAGTGGCGCGATCCGCGGCTGGTCGTGCTGGTGCTGAACAACAGGGACCAGTCCGGCGTCGGCGGGGGCCGGTCACCCGCTCAGCGGCGGCCCGAGGTGCCGTACGCCGGGTGGGCCCGCCTGCTCGGGCTGCACGGCGTACGGGTGGACCGGCCGGACCTGGTCGGACCCGCCTGGGACGAGGTGCTCGCGGCCGACCGGCCCGCCGTCCTGGAGGCGGTGGTGGACCCGGCCGTGCCGCTGGACGCGCCCGAACCGGCGCTGGCCGACCTGCGCGGCCTGGTGGCCGACGGGGACGCCGCCCGCCGGGTGCGGGAACGGGTGATCCAGACCGAGGCCATCGCGGCGGACGAAATCGTTTAG
- a CDS encoding alpha/beta hydrolase, producing the protein MFPGFTLTEIDVGAVRLRVRHGGSGPPVVLLHGHPRTHATWHRVAPRLAARHTVICPDLRGYGGSSKPPSDPEHTVYSKRAMAADVVGLLDALGHRRAAVIGHDRGAYVAMRTALDHPDRVSRLGVLDGVPIGEALARCDARFAARWWHWFFLGQLAKPAERVINADPDAWYGGSPEEMGEQAYADYRRAIHDPATVHAMCEDYRAGLGPDRAADDADRAAGRRIGCPVLFAWSERDDMVDLYGDPAAIWRDWADDVRTASIPSGHHMAEEAPRELTDVLAGFLADELAGVSDRRG; encoded by the coding sequence ATGTTCCCCGGCTTCACGCTCACCGAGATCGACGTCGGCGCGGTGCGCCTGCGCGTACGCCACGGCGGCTCCGGGCCACCGGTGGTGCTGTTGCACGGGCACCCCCGTACCCATGCGACCTGGCACCGGGTGGCGCCCCGGCTGGCCGCGCGGCACACGGTGATCTGCCCGGACCTGCGCGGCTACGGCGGCTCGTCGAAGCCCCCGAGCGACCCGGAACACACCGTCTACTCCAAGCGGGCGATGGCCGCCGACGTGGTCGGGCTGCTCGACGCGCTCGGCCACCGCCGGGCCGCGGTGATCGGGCACGACCGCGGGGCGTACGTGGCCATGCGCACCGCCCTGGACCACCCGGACCGGGTGAGCCGCCTCGGCGTGCTGGACGGGGTGCCGATCGGTGAGGCGCTGGCCCGCTGCGACGCCCGGTTCGCCGCCCGCTGGTGGCACTGGTTCTTCCTCGGCCAGCTCGCCAAGCCGGCCGAGCGGGTCATAAACGCCGATCCGGACGCCTGGTACGGCGGATCACCGGAGGAGATGGGCGAGCAGGCGTACGCCGACTACCGGCGCGCCATCCACGATCCGGCCACCGTGCACGCCATGTGCGAGGACTACCGGGCCGGACTCGGCCCGGACCGGGCGGCGGACGACGCGGACCGGGCCGCCGGCCGCCGGATCGGCTGCCCGGTGCTGTTCGCCTGGTCCGAGCGCGACGACATGGTCGACCTGTACGGCGACCCGGCCGCGATCTGGCGGGACTGGGCCGACGACGTACGGACGGCCTCGATTCCGTCCGGGCACCACATGGCCGAGGAGGCGCCGCGGGAGCTGACCGACGTGCTGGCCGGCTTCCTCGCCGACGAACTCGCCGGGGTCAGCGACCGGCGGGGGTGA
- a CDS encoding DUF3817 domain-containing protein produces MRDGWIRAFVVAAFAEGCSWAALLAGMAVKYGPPGNEIGVKIFGPIHGALFVVYGLLTLVVALRRRWTLMQTGLALASAVPPFATVLFERWARRRGLLDAPAPVQRQPLTPAGR; encoded by the coding sequence ATGCGCGACGGGTGGATCCGGGCGTTCGTGGTGGCGGCGTTCGCCGAGGGATGCTCGTGGGCGGCGCTGCTGGCCGGCATGGCGGTCAAGTACGGCCCACCCGGCAACGAGATCGGCGTGAAGATCTTCGGCCCGATCCACGGCGCGCTGTTCGTGGTCTACGGCCTGTTGACGCTCGTCGTCGCCCTGCGGCGTCGCTGGACGCTGATGCAGACCGGCCTGGCCCTGGCCAGCGCGGTGCCTCCGTTCGCCACTGTGCTGTTCGAGCGCTGGGCGCGCCGCCGGGGCCTGCTCGACGCGCCGGCCCCGGTCCAGCGGCAGCCGCTCACCCCCGCCGGTCGCTGA
- a CDS encoding SigB/SigF/SigG family RNA polymerase sigma factor, whose translation MFGQTTTPTPPTTDRGLEDLDAAALAYAARIEGLPPERRQEARDDLVRFALPFAGRLARRYRGRGEPLEDLEQVARLGLVNAVDRYDPERGSFTAYAAITIVGEIKRHFRDRTWGVHVPRRLRDLILEVGQATATLTSELSRAPTVAELSARLETPEEEILAALESAAGYSPASLNAPVGGESSAEFGDLVGESDHALESVDDRVTVSGLLHRLPWRERRILAMRFYGNQTQAEIAARFGISQMHVSRLLSRALTWLRQAMLAEAPPPWQNGAAEAEPGKARISVKQNGDRVVVEVGGEVDRAGADQLRRAVLQAVTGQPREVVVDLVGAGGFDAGGIAALMAGREAAARTGVPLRLTRVQPAVRRSLAAAGLPAAD comes from the coding sequence ATGTTCGGACAGACCACCACACCCACACCACCGACCACCGACCGGGGTCTGGAGGACCTGGACGCGGCGGCGCTCGCGTACGCGGCCCGGATCGAGGGCCTGCCACCGGAGCGGCGGCAGGAGGCGCGGGACGACCTGGTCCGGTTCGCGTTACCGTTCGCCGGCCGGCTCGCCCGCCGCTACCGCGGGCGCGGTGAGCCGCTGGAGGACCTGGAACAGGTGGCCCGCCTCGGCCTGGTCAACGCCGTCGACAGGTACGACCCGGAACGCGGTTCGTTCACCGCGTACGCGGCCATCACCATCGTCGGTGAGATCAAACGGCACTTCCGCGACCGCACCTGGGGCGTGCACGTGCCGCGCCGGCTGCGGGACCTGATCCTCGAGGTGGGACAGGCCACGGCGACGCTGACCAGCGAGCTGTCCCGCGCTCCGACGGTGGCGGAGCTGTCCGCCCGGCTGGAGACGCCGGAGGAGGAGATCCTGGCCGCGCTGGAGTCGGCCGCCGGCTACAGCCCGGCGTCGCTGAACGCGCCGGTGGGCGGGGAGAGCTCGGCCGAGTTCGGCGACCTGGTCGGCGAGTCCGACCACGCGCTGGAGTCGGTGGACGACCGGGTCACTGTGAGCGGCCTGCTGCACCGGCTGCCCTGGCGGGAGCGCCGCATCCTGGCGATGCGCTTCTACGGCAACCAGACCCAGGCGGAGATCGCCGCCCGGTTCGGCATCTCGCAGATGCACGTGTCCCGGCTGTTGTCGCGGGCGCTGACCTGGCTGCGTCAGGCGATGCTGGCCGAGGCGCCGCCGCCCTGGCAGAACGGCGCGGCCGAGGCCGAACCGGGCAAGGCGCGGATCTCGGTGAAGCAGAACGGCGACCGGGTGGTCGTCGAGGTCGGCGGCGAGGTGGACCGGGCCGGCGCGGACCAGTTGCGCCGGGCCGTGCTCCAGGCGGTCACCGGGCAGCCCCGCGAGGTGGTGGTCGACCTGGTGGGTGCCGGTGGCTTCGACGCCGGCGGGATCGCCGCGCTGATGGCCGGCCGGGAGGCCGCCGCGCGGACCGGGGTGCCGCTGCGGCTGACCCGGGTGCAGCCGGCGGTGCGCCGCTCGCTGGCCGCGGCCGGACTGCCGGCCGCCGACTGA
- a CDS encoding DUF6518 family protein: MSPSRRAVALVVPVAGFLLGFLDFVWIKWVPFPFAELGNSTATWAVAAFALGWWIRSGAVRAAVAATVLLIVAVPSYYLAATLLQGDDIAVIWALTSFVWMAFGVVAGVVFGVAGIWARTQGWRRVVGVALPVAVFVEEALRFALKSRSGYPGAWWNVAIDLGLAALLVVLIGRSARVRLLAAAVALPLAAAGAVTFTVIAG, encoded by the coding sequence ATGTCACCCTCGCGTCGCGCCGTCGCGCTTGTCGTACCCGTCGCCGGTTTCCTGCTCGGTTTCCTGGACTTCGTCTGGATCAAGTGGGTGCCGTTCCCCTTCGCCGAACTCGGCAACTCCACCGCCACCTGGGCGGTGGCCGCGTTCGCGCTGGGCTGGTGGATCCGCTCGGGCGCGGTGCGCGCCGCGGTGGCCGCCACCGTCCTGCTGATCGTCGCGGTGCCCAGCTACTACCTGGCGGCGACGCTGCTCCAGGGCGACGACATCGCCGTGATCTGGGCGCTCACCTCGTTCGTCTGGATGGCGTTCGGCGTGGTGGCGGGCGTGGTGTTCGGCGTCGCCGGAATCTGGGCGCGGACGCAGGGATGGCGGCGCGTCGTCGGGGTCGCGCTGCCGGTGGCCGTGTTCGTCGAGGAGGCGCTGCGGTTCGCGCTGAAGTCGCGTTCCGGTTATCCCGGAGCGTGGTGGAACGTCGCCATCGACCTCGGGCTCGCCGCGCTGCTGGTGGTGCTGATCGGCCGGTCCGCCCGGGTGCGGCTGCTCGCCGCTGCGGTGGCGCTGCCGCTGGCCGCGGCGGGCGCGGTCACGTTCACCGTCATCGCGGGCTGA
- a CDS encoding CDGSH iron-sulfur domain-containing protein, protein MPDDESTPAAIITPYRDGPLLVRGDFALVTPEGTPIETRRGTVALCRCGKSAIKPFCDGTHKVAGFQAPSNRES, encoded by the coding sequence ATGCCCGACGACGAGAGCACCCCGGCGGCGATCATCACCCCGTACCGGGACGGACCACTGCTGGTACGCGGCGACTTCGCGCTTGTCACACCCGAGGGGACGCCGATCGAGACGCGCCGGGGCACGGTGGCGCTGTGCCGGTGCGGCAAGAGCGCGATCAAGCCGTTCTGCGACGGCACGCACAAGGTGGCGGGTTTCCAGGCCCCCAGCAACCGCGAGAGCTGA
- a CDS encoding Vms1/Ankzf1 family peptidyl-tRNA hydrolase, with amino-acid sequence MQLSFLRPLYDRPGPWCSVYMDASRDTQDARAQVDLRWRALKGDLLGQGADPVTVEAVEEVVRRHQPMPGDYGIAVFASRGRVVLTEYLSAPPLRDLASWSALPHTMPLVAQRGEQVAWVRVLADRTGADAMAVSAGGVPRRAQVQGGQSRQLRRVQPGGWSQSRYQRAAMEAWHQNAGDAAAATADLAERVGADVVVVAGDVRATGMIAAQLPARWQDVLVRTDAGARDVGADDTLMDDITVQTVAEVADRRIAAALDRFGVQEDVGAGLDAVVSALQRNQVDTMLIVDDPSADGELWVGPEPTEIATDPAQLSGMSVADPQRVRADAALLRALIGTDADLTVLAPEEAPELTDGVGAVLRYVDASTPGRGNG; translated from the coding sequence ATGCAGCTGTCCTTCCTGCGCCCGCTCTACGACCGTCCCGGGCCGTGGTGCTCGGTGTACATGGACGCCTCCCGCGACACCCAGGACGCGCGAGCGCAGGTCGACCTGCGCTGGCGGGCCCTCAAGGGCGACCTGCTGGGGCAGGGCGCCGACCCGGTCACCGTCGAGGCGGTGGAGGAGGTCGTCCGCCGGCACCAGCCGATGCCCGGTGACTACGGCATCGCCGTGTTCGCCAGCCGGGGCCGCGTGGTGCTCACCGAGTACCTGTCCGCGCCGCCGCTGCGCGACCTGGCGAGCTGGTCGGCGCTGCCGCACACCATGCCGCTCGTGGCCCAGCGCGGCGAGCAGGTGGCCTGGGTGCGGGTGCTGGCCGACCGTACCGGCGCGGACGCGATGGCGGTCAGCGCCGGCGGGGTGCCCCGGCGGGCCCAGGTGCAGGGCGGGCAGAGCCGCCAGCTGCGTCGGGTGCAGCCGGGCGGCTGGTCGCAGTCCCGCTACCAGCGCGCCGCCATGGAGGCGTGGCACCAGAACGCCGGTGACGCCGCGGCGGCCACGGCCGACCTGGCCGAGCGGGTCGGCGCGGACGTCGTCGTGGTGGCCGGGGACGTGCGGGCCACCGGCATGATCGCCGCCCAGCTGCCCGCGCGCTGGCAGGACGTGTTGGTCCGTACCGACGCGGGTGCCCGGGACGTGGGCGCCGACGACACGCTGATGGACGACATCACGGTGCAGACCGTCGCCGAGGTCGCCGACCGGCGGATCGCCGCCGCGCTGGACCGCTTCGGCGTCCAGGAGGACGTCGGCGCCGGACTCGACGCCGTGGTCTCCGCGCTGCAACGCAATCAGGTCGACACCATGCTCATCGTGGACGATCCGTCGGCCGACGGCGAGCTGTGGGTGGGCCCCGAGCCGACCGAGATCGCCACCGACCCGGCGCAGCTGAGCGGCATGTCGGTGGCCGACCCCCAGCGGGTACGCGCCGACGCGGCGCTGCTGCGCGCGCTGATCGGCACCGACGCGGACCTCACGGTGCTCGCGCCCGAGGAGGCGCCGGAACTGACCGACGGGGTCGGTGCGGTGCTGCGCTACGTCGACGCGAGCACGCCGGGGCGGGGTAATGGCTGA